One Nitrospina watsonii DNA segment encodes these proteins:
- a CDS encoding tetratricopeptide repeat protein, with the protein MSDTPEIKSRSVEGDDPSRSIPASATKQGTGGMASRIPTEGVSTKLKVFVIGLTVVTFVAFGIFTALLFKKSTSPAPAPDATAETQADTPLWDRQALTVAEKLRDAGLYDQALTQYERYLKNPNLDLDTRSNVAYIIGGLYMELGNCREALTWFFHSEVASAETPWMDDRNKRIDGCLHQLKSSP; encoded by the coding sequence ATGTCCGACACACCTGAAATCAAATCACGCAGCGTCGAGGGAGACGATCCCAGCCGCTCCATCCCAGCGTCCGCAACCAAACAGGGCACCGGCGGCATGGCCTCCCGCATTCCCACCGAGGGCGTGAGCACAAAGCTGAAAGTGTTCGTCATCGGCCTGACCGTCGTCACCTTTGTCGCTTTCGGCATCTTCACCGCCCTGCTGTTCAAAAAATCGACGTCGCCCGCGCCCGCGCCGGACGCCACGGCAGAGACGCAGGCCGACACGCCCTTGTGGGACCGGCAGGCCTTGACCGTCGCCGAAAAACTGCGCGACGCCGGACTGTACGATCAGGCCCTCACCCAGTACGAACGCTATCTGAAGAACCCGAATCTGGATCTGGACACGCGCTCGAACGTGGCCTACATCATCGGCGGCCTGTACATGGAACTCGGCAATTGCCGGGAAGCGCTGACGTGGTTCTTTCATTCGGAAGTGGCGTCGGCCGAAACGCCGTGGATGGACGATCGCAACAAACGCATTGACGGCTGCCTGCATCAATTGAAGTCGAGTCCTTGA
- a CDS encoding DUF58 domain-containing protein, with amino-acid sequence MSSKKSSTPSKFPESPVAMFANLIEKLSAPFKGADPAPPPGRDALEISSELIQKIRDIQVKTNHLVNHMMAGEYVSAFKGHGMEFSEVREYFPGDDIRRIDWNVTARLDHPFIKEFREERELTVMLMVDVSGSGGFGSQYALKNEVAAEVASILAFAAIKNNDKVGLIVFSDQIEHFIRPQKGRAHIWNVIRTILTFEPEGHRTHLNLPLDYLMRVQKRKSIAFLISDFQATDYMDSLRRARKKHDLVAIHILDPREVELPDAGLVHLEDAETGETAWVDTSDEVFRKQYAIEKERERREIQAALRSAGVDRIEIRSDRSLVNPIIHFFKMREKKH; translated from the coding sequence ATGTCCTCAAAAAAATCTTCGACACCGTCGAAGTTCCCTGAAAGCCCGGTCGCCATGTTCGCCAACCTGATCGAAAAACTGTCCGCTCCCTTCAAAGGCGCCGATCCCGCACCGCCGCCCGGCCGCGATGCTCTGGAAATTTCCTCGGAGCTGATTCAGAAGATCCGCGACATTCAGGTCAAGACGAATCATCTGGTCAATCACATGATGGCGGGGGAATACGTCTCCGCATTCAAGGGCCATGGCATGGAGTTCAGCGAAGTGCGCGAATACTTTCCCGGCGACGACATCCGGCGCATCGACTGGAATGTCACCGCCCGGCTGGACCATCCCTTCATCAAAGAGTTTCGCGAGGAACGCGAGTTGACGGTGATGCTGATGGTCGATGTCAGCGGCTCCGGCGGTTTCGGTTCGCAATACGCCCTGAAGAATGAAGTGGCGGCGGAGGTGGCGTCCATCCTCGCCTTCGCCGCCATCAAGAACAATGACAAGGTGGGACTGATCGTGTTCTCCGATCAGATCGAGCATTTCATCCGTCCGCAGAAAGGCCGAGCGCACATCTGGAACGTCATCCGCACCATCCTCACCTTCGAGCCGGAAGGCCACCGCACGCACCTCAACCTGCCGTTGGACTATTTGATGCGGGTGCAGAAACGCAAATCGATCGCCTTCCTCATTTCCGATTTCCAGGCGACCGATTACATGGACAGCCTGCGCCGCGCGCGCAAGAAGCACGACCTCGTCGCCATCCACATTCTCGACCCGCGCGAAGTGGAGTTGCCCGACGCCGGCCTCGTCCATCTCGAAGATGCGGAAACCGGCGAGACGGCGTGGGTGGACACAAGCGATGAAGTCTTTCGCAAACAGTACGCCATCGAAAAAGAACGCGAGCGGCGCGAGATTCAGGCAGCATTGCGCTCGGCAGGGGTGGACCGCATCGAGATCCGTTCCGACCGTTCGCTGGTGAACCCGATCATCCACTTTTTCAAAATGAGAGAGAAAAAACATTGA
- a CDS encoding AAA family ATPase, whose amino-acid sequence MPQDIQEITDKVKQASGFVQSIIDEMERVMVGQRYLIERLILGLLTNEHILVEGVPGLAKTTAVKTLAQTIEASYKRIQFTPDLLPADLIGTQIYQPKTGEFVIKKGPLFANIILADEINRAPAKVQSALLESMEERQITIGGETFALEQPFLVMATQNPIEQEGTYPLPEAQVDRFLFKLKVGYPTKDEEKRILQRMASTNNHIQIQPVIHPRDILAARQVFDEIYIDDNLQDYIVNLVNATRFPGEYQLSSLANMIDYGASPRASIFLNRVAKAYAFMQGRGFVVPHDIKTIGFDILRHRIILTYEAEAENITSDDVLKKIFDTVEVP is encoded by the coding sequence ATGCCCCAGGATATTCAGGAAATCACCGATAAAGTCAAACAGGCCAGCGGTTTCGTGCAGAGCATCATCGACGAGATGGAGCGCGTCATGGTGGGCCAGCGTTACCTGATCGAGCGCCTCATCCTCGGCCTGCTGACCAACGAGCACATTCTGGTCGAGGGCGTACCGGGGCTGGCCAAGACCACCGCCGTCAAAACCCTTGCCCAGACCATTGAAGCCAGCTACAAACGCATCCAGTTCACGCCGGACCTGTTGCCCGCCGATCTGATCGGCACCCAGATCTACCAGCCGAAGACCGGCGAATTCGTCATCAAGAAAGGGCCGCTGTTTGCCAACATCATTCTGGCGGACGAGATCAACCGCGCTCCGGCCAAGGTGCAGAGCGCCTTGCTGGAATCGATGGAGGAACGGCAGATCACCATCGGCGGCGAGACCTTTGCGCTGGAACAGCCGTTTCTGGTCATGGCAACGCAGAACCCGATCGAGCAGGAAGGCACGTATCCCCTGCCGGAAGCGCAGGTGGACCGGTTCCTGTTCAAACTCAAGGTCGGCTACCCCACCAAGGACGAGGAAAAACGCATCCTGCAACGCATGGCCAGCACCAACAACCACATCCAAATCCAACCGGTGATCCACCCACGCGACATCCTGGCCGCACGACAGGTGTTCGACGAAATCTACATCGACGACAACCTGCAGGACTACATCGTCAACCTGGTCAACGCCACGCGCTTTCCCGGCGAGTACCAATTGTCCAGCCTGGCGAACATGATCGATTACGGCGCGTCGCCGCGCGCTTCCATTTTCCTCAACCGGGTGGCGAAGGCCTACGCCTTCATGCAGGGACGCGGTTTCGTGGTGCCGCATGACATCAAAACCATCGGCTTCGACATCCTGCGCCACCGCATCATCCTGACCTACGAAGCGGAAGCGGAAAACATCACCTCGGACGATGTCCTCAAAAAAATCTTCGACACCGTCGAAGTTCCCTGA
- a CDS encoding WD40/YVTN/BNR-like repeat-containing protein: protein MSELTSSNLLSVYGFGADNVFIGGAEGTCLHWNGKAWNPIDTGGRWTLKRMWGTAPDNLYAVCTDGKILRYNGKEWKAEDTESLPPMSGIWGLSENEIYACCRIGKILKYDGHHWKFMASGTQTDISSLWGSDSENMYAVGFDGLVLQLRGDEWKRLTFNSNAELYSIYGFGPKDMYFAGSFGTLIHFNGTDFNVMPTPVEDFFLDVWGPSEELVFSVGDMGLILYRDGDQWTRIESNTEEYLTAIWGPNENDMYAVGDNGLILHWDGEDWQEVE from the coding sequence ATGAGTGAGCTGACGAGCAGCAATCTGCTATCCGTGTACGGGTTCGGCGCCGACAATGTGTTCATCGGCGGTGCGGAAGGCACCTGCCTGCACTGGAATGGCAAGGCATGGAACCCGATCGACACCGGCGGACGCTGGACCCTCAAACGCATGTGGGGCACCGCGCCGGACAACCTCTACGCCGTCTGCACCGACGGCAAGATCCTGCGCTACAACGGCAAGGAATGGAAGGCGGAAGACACGGAAAGCCTGCCGCCCATGTCCGGCATCTGGGGATTGAGTGAGAACGAAATCTACGCCTGCTGCCGCATCGGCAAAATCCTGAAATACGACGGCCACCACTGGAAATTCATGGCCAGCGGCACGCAGACCGATATCTCCTCCCTCTGGGGATCGGATTCGGAAAACATGTACGCGGTGGGGTTCGACGGACTGGTCCTGCAACTCCGGGGCGACGAGTGGAAACGCCTGACCTTCAATTCCAACGCCGAGCTGTACAGTATCTATGGCTTCGGCCCCAAAGACATGTATTTCGCCGGCTCCTTCGGCACGCTGATTCACTTCAACGGCACGGATTTCAATGTGATGCCAACGCCCGTCGAGGACTTCTTCCTGGATGTCTGGGGGCCGAGCGAGGAGCTGGTGTTCTCCGTCGGCGACATGGGCCTGATCCTCTACCGGGACGGCGACCAATGGACCCGCATCGAGTCCAATACCGAGGAATACCTCACCGCCATCTGGGGGCCGAACGAGAACGACATGTACGCGGTGGGCGACAACGGTCTCATCCTGCACTGGGACGGCGAGGACTGGCAGGAAGTGGAGTAG
- the trpE gene encoding anthranilate synthase component I gives MYKPSLDDFKAKAKQGNLIPVYKEILADLDTPVSAFMKIRDGMHSFLLESVEGGDKWARYCFLGCNPATIIQTKGDTVTLHSSDQRESRQLQGEKPLSVLKEMLSHYQPVEVDGLPRFSGGAVGFIGYDMVRYFEDLPVDTEDDLDLPDSYFVITDTLLVFDNVTQTIKIVSNAHTPDRDLDELYLETTGKIEALERLLRKDLTHPSNGSAPVKEGAPATIHSNVEEEDFKKAVLKVKEYIREGDAIQVVLSQRLSFELKQDPFVLYRALRTINPSPYMYYLSFGDMQVVGSSPEVLVRLEGDHVEVRPIAGTRKRGRNEDEDRVLEQDLLQDEKELAEHIMLVDLGRNDLGRVSEIRSVDVNEQFTIERYSHVMHIVSNVRGILKEDLDCFDVLEATFPAGTVSGAPKIRAMEIIEELESTRRGLYAGAVGYISFNGNMDTAIAIRTLVVKNQTGYLGVGAGIVADSVPEKEFEETMNKGRAMLKAVELAEKGLIL, from the coding sequence ATGTACAAACCCTCTCTCGATGACTTCAAGGCCAAGGCGAAACAGGGCAACCTGATTCCGGTTTACAAGGAAATCCTCGCCGACTTAGACACGCCCGTTTCGGCGTTTATGAAGATCCGCGACGGCATGCATTCCTTTTTGCTGGAAAGCGTCGAGGGCGGCGACAAGTGGGCCCGCTACTGTTTCCTCGGCTGCAACCCGGCCACCATCATCCAGACCAAGGGCGACACCGTCACCCTCCATTCCTCGGACCAGCGCGAGTCCCGCCAGTTGCAGGGCGAAAAGCCGTTGTCCGTTTTGAAGGAAATGCTGTCGCATTATCAGCCGGTGGAAGTGGACGGACTGCCCCGGTTCTCCGGCGGCGCGGTGGGCTTCATCGGGTACGACATGGTGCGTTATTTTGAGGACCTGCCGGTGGATACGGAAGACGATCTCGACCTTCCGGATTCTTATTTCGTCATCACCGACACCCTGCTGGTGTTCGACAACGTGACGCAGACCATCAAGATCGTCTCCAACGCGCACACGCCGGACCGCGACCTCGACGAACTGTATCTGGAAACGACGGGCAAGATCGAGGCGCTGGAACGCCTGCTGCGCAAGGACCTGACGCACCCCAGCAACGGCAGCGCTCCGGTCAAGGAAGGGGCTCCCGCCACCATCCATTCGAACGTCGAGGAAGAGGACTTCAAAAAGGCCGTCCTCAAGGTCAAAGAATACATTCGCGAAGGCGACGCCATTCAGGTGGTGCTGTCGCAACGTCTCAGCTTCGAGCTCAAGCAGGACCCGTTCGTGCTCTACCGCGCACTGCGCACCATCAACCCGTCGCCGTACATGTATTACCTCAGTTTCGGCGACATGCAGGTGGTGGGCTCGTCGCCGGAAGTGCTGGTCAGGCTGGAAGGCGATCACGTCGAGGTGCGGCCCATCGCCGGCACCCGCAAGCGCGGCAGAAACGAGGACGAGGACCGGGTGCTGGAACAGGACTTGTTGCAGGACGAAAAGGAGCTGGCCGAGCACATCATGCTGGTCGATCTGGGCCGCAACGACCTGGGCCGCGTTTCGGAAATCCGCAGCGTCGATGTGAACGAGCAGTTCACCATCGAAAGATATTCGCACGTCATGCACATTGTCTCCAACGTTCGCGGTATATTGAAGGAAGACCTCGACTGCTTTGATGTGCTGGAAGCGACCTTCCCGGCGGGCACGGTATCGGGTGCGCCCAAGATCCGCGCCATGGAAATCATTGAGGAACTGGAATCCACGCGGCGCGGCCTGTACGCGGGCGCGGTGGGCTACATCAGTTTCAACGGCAACATGGACACGGCCATTGCCATCCGCACGCTGGTGGTGAAGAACCAGACGGGGTATCTCGGCGTCGGCGCGGGCATCGTCGCCGACTCCGTACCGGAAAAAGAATTTGAGGAAACCATGAACAAGGGGCGCGCCATGCTCAAGGCGGTGGAACTGGCGGAAAAGGGACTGATCTTATGA
- the pabA gene encoding aminodeoxychorismate/anthranilate synthase component II, which yields MILMIDNYDSFTYNLVQYLGELGADIHVHRNDKITVEEIERLAPDKIVISPGPCTPVKAGVSKNVARHFAGKIPLLGVCLGHQSVAEAFGGTIIKASKLMHGKTSAIHHDGKTLFKDLPDPFEATRYHSLIVDRASLPDCFEVSAWTAEGEIMGLRHKELPIEGVQFHPESILTVYGKNLLNNFLKLPGLPAEHVDGRTQHSS from the coding sequence ATGATCCTGATGATCGACAATTACGATTCCTTCACCTACAACCTCGTGCAGTACCTGGGCGAGTTGGGAGCGGACATCCACGTGCACCGCAACGACAAGATCACGGTGGAGGAAATCGAGCGCCTCGCGCCGGACAAGATCGTCATCTCTCCCGGACCCTGCACTCCCGTCAAGGCCGGGGTGTCGAAGAACGTGGCTCGGCATTTCGCCGGAAAGATCCCGTTGCTGGGCGTGTGCCTCGGGCACCAGTCGGTGGCCGAAGCCTTTGGCGGCACCATCATCAAGGCCTCGAAACTGATGCACGGCAAAACCTCGGCCATCCATCACGACGGTAAAACGCTGTTCAAGGATTTGCCGGACCCGTTCGAGGCGACGCGCTATCATTCGTTGATCGTGGACCGGGCATCGCTGCCGGATTGTTTCGAGGTTTCGGCGTGGACGGCGGAAGGCGAGATCATGGGCCTGCGCCACAAGGAGTTGCCGATCGAGGGTGTGCAGTTTCACCCGGAATCGATCCTCACGGTGTACGGCAAAAACCTGCTGAATAATTTTCTGAAATTGCCGGGGCTGCCGGCGGAACACGTCGATGGACGCACACAGCATTCTTCATAA
- the trpD gene encoding anthranilate phosphoribosyltransferase, with the protein MDAHSILHKAVDGYDLTEDEMVHIMTEVMEGRVERSFLGAFLTALRMKGETVSEITGAARVMRDKAERLDVDGQHAVDTCGTGGDRSNTFNISTAVAFVVAGAGVVVAKHGNRAVSSRSGSADVLKCLGVNIEAEKSVVEKCLKEAGIAFLFAPSMHKAMKHAADVRRELGFRTIFNLLGPLTNPAGVQAQVVGVFDAKWTEPLANVLGKLGCRHAFVVHGEDGLDEITLTGPTQVAELKDGKVNAYVLNPQDVGLTLCNAKDLKGGEAEDNAELVRGILVGAPGPKRDIVLLNAAAAIVAAGKAKDLKAGIEVARTAIDSGAAKQKLEDLCRISNSRAVNVP; encoded by the coding sequence ATGGACGCACACAGCATTCTTCATAAGGCGGTCGATGGCTATGACCTGACCGAAGACGAGATGGTCCACATCATGACCGAGGTCATGGAGGGCCGGGTGGAACGCTCGTTCCTCGGTGCGTTCCTCACCGCGTTGCGTATGAAGGGCGAGACCGTTTCGGAGATCACCGGCGCGGCGCGGGTCATGCGCGACAAGGCGGAACGCCTGGACGTGGACGGCCAGCATGCGGTGGACACCTGCGGCACCGGCGGCGACCGATCGAATACGTTCAATATTTCGACCGCGGTGGCGTTCGTTGTCGCGGGGGCGGGGGTCGTGGTCGCCAAGCACGGCAACCGCGCCGTCTCCAGCCGTTCGGGCAGCGCCGATGTGCTGAAATGCCTCGGCGTCAACATCGAGGCCGAAAAATCCGTCGTCGAAAAATGCTTGAAGGAGGCGGGCATCGCTTTTCTGTTCGCACCGTCCATGCACAAGGCGATGAAACACGCCGCCGACGTGCGCCGCGAATTGGGCTTCCGCACGATCTTCAATCTGCTCGGTCCGCTGACCAATCCGGCGGGTGTCCAGGCGCAGGTGGTGGGGGTGTTCGACGCTAAATGGACGGAACCTTTGGCAAACGTTTTGGGCAAACTGGGATGCCGCCACGCGTTCGTCGTGCATGGCGAGGACGGACTGGATGAGATCACCCTCACCGGGCCGACCCAGGTCGCCGAACTCAAAGACGGCAAGGTGAACGCGTACGTGCTCAACCCGCAGGACGTGGGACTGACTCTGTGCAATGCGAAGGATCTGAAAGGCGGCGAGGCCGAAGACAACGCCGAGCTGGTGCGTGGCATTCTGGTGGGTGCGCCCGGACCGAAACGCGATATCGTTCTGCTCAATGCCGCCGCCGCCATCGTCGCCGCCGGCAAGGCAAAGGATTTGAAAGCGGGCATCGAGGTGGCCCGTACGGCCATCGACTCCGGTGCGGCGAAGCAGAAACTGGAAGACCTGTGCCGCATCAGCAATAGCCGCGCCGTCAACGTGCCGTAA
- the trpC gene encoding indole-3-glycerol phosphate synthase TrpC gives MRNILDTIFEHKKDDVASAQRQRPLSELKGRLSTAVAAQDILKILSETRNGSNIIAEIKRRTPFKGDLVEDFDAMQIAKEYADNGAAAISILTDSEFFGGSLDYLEQAKQEVTVPLLRKDFIYTEYQVYESRAFGADFYLLIATSLDKNQLKDLLELGKELGFTALVETHNEKDLEKALYADAKLLGINNRDLTTGKTDLAVSRRLLNQLKGLGGLCLVCESGIHERADIEEFEGLGMHAFLIGESLMKAGSISEKLQELRGHDKTSVSG, from the coding sequence ATGCGCAACATTCTGGACACCATCTTCGAACACAAGAAAGACGACGTTGCCAGCGCCCAGCGTCAGCGTCCCTTGTCCGAGTTGAAGGGCAGGTTGAGTACGGCGGTGGCGGCGCAGGACATTTTAAAAATTTTGTCCGAGACGCGGAATGGATCGAACATCATCGCCGAGATCAAGCGGCGCACGCCGTTCAAGGGCGACCTCGTTGAAGATTTCGACGCCATGCAGATCGCGAAGGAGTACGCGGACAACGGTGCGGCGGCGATTTCCATCCTGACCGACAGCGAATTCTTCGGCGGCAGCCTGGATTATCTGGAGCAGGCGAAGCAGGAGGTGACGGTGCCGCTGCTGCGTAAGGATTTCATTTACACGGAATACCAGGTGTACGAATCGCGGGCCTTTGGTGCGGATTTTTATCTGCTCATCGCCACCTCGCTCGACAAGAACCAGTTGAAGGATCTCCTAGAGTTGGGCAAGGAACTCGGCTTCACGGCGCTGGTGGAGACGCACAACGAGAAAGATCTGGAGAAGGCGCTCTATGCCGATGCAAAACTGCTGGGCATCAACAACCGCGACCTGACCACGGGCAAGACCGATCTTGCCGTGTCGCGCCGCCTGCTGAATCAATTGAAAGGCTTGGGCGGCCTGTGCCTCGTCTGCGAGAGCGGCATCCACGAACGCGCCGACATCGAGGAGTTTGAAGGCCTCGGCATGCACGCGTTTTTGATCGGAGAGAGCCTGATGAAGGCGGGAAGTATCTCCGAAAAACTTCAGGAGTTGCGCGGCCATGACAAAACCTCGGTCTCCGGTTAA
- a CDS encoding phosphoribosylanthranilate isomerase yields MTKPRSPVKVKVCGMTSLEDAQYAVECGADAVGFIFYKKSPRAVTAKQAKAITAKLPPFVQRVGVFVNETAEVIERTVKTCGLDVVQLHGDESPAFCKRIAGKVVKAIRVKDAASIKDLPRYAVDAFLLDAYKEGEWGGTGERFNWNLVKQARKHGPVILAGGLDAANVAEGIRRCRPYGVDVCSGVESKPGKKNLKKVRAFIAAVRGM; encoded by the coding sequence ATGACAAAACCTCGGTCTCCGGTTAAAGTCAAGGTCTGCGGCATGACCTCGCTCGAAGACGCACAGTATGCGGTGGAGTGCGGCGCCGATGCGGTGGGCTTCATCTTCTACAAAAAAAGCCCGCGCGCGGTGACGGCGAAGCAGGCGAAGGCGATCACTGCCAAACTGCCGCCCTTCGTGCAACGGGTGGGCGTGTTCGTCAATGAGACGGCGGAAGTTATCGAGCGCACCGTCAAAACCTGTGGTTTGGATGTGGTGCAGTTGCACGGCGATGAGTCGCCCGCGTTCTGCAAACGCATTGCGGGCAAGGTGGTGAAAGCCATCCGCGTGAAGGACGCCGCCTCTATCAAAGATCTGCCGCGCTATGCCGTCGATGCGTTTTTGCTCGACGCGTACAAGGAAGGCGAGTGGGGCGGCACCGGCGAGCGCTTCAACTGGAACCTGGTCAAGCAGGCGCGTAAGCACGGGCCGGTGATCCTGGCGGGCGGGCTCGATGCCGCAAACGTCGCCGAAGGCATTCGGCGTTGCCGGCCGTATGGCGTGGATGTGTGTTCGGGTGTGGAATCGAAGCCGGGCAAGAAGAATCTGAAAAAAGTACGCGCGTTCATCGCAGCCGTAAGAGGGATGTGA
- the trpB gene encoding tryptophan synthase subunit beta encodes MAQSKNYSSMPDAKGHFGQFGGKYVIETLMPALTELEQIYNETKADPEFQRQLTYYLEQYVGRPSPLYFAENLTRQLGGAKVYLKREDLNHTGAHKINNTIGSALLTQRMGKKRVIAETGAGQHGVATATAAALFDLECEVFMGEEDIRRQALNVFRMKLLGAKVTPVASGTRTLKDATSEAIRNWITTVETTHYIIGSVVGPHPFPMIVRDFQKIIGEEAREQIQKVEGRLPDLCVACVGGGSNSMGLFYPFVNDASVKLMGVEAAGHGIDTGQHGASLGHGGVGVLHGMKSYLLFNADGQIDEAHSISAGLDYPGVGCEHSYYHETGRAEYVSITDDEALEGFKLLSKTEGIIPALESAHAIAQVAKIAPKMKKDEIIILCLSGRGDKDVNQVSEFLGEQP; translated from the coding sequence ATGGCTCAATCAAAAAATTATTCGAGCATGCCGGATGCCAAAGGGCATTTCGGCCAGTTCGGCGGCAAGTACGTCATCGAGACCCTGATGCCGGCATTGACCGAATTGGAACAAATTTATAATGAAACCAAGGCCGACCCGGAGTTCCAGCGCCAGCTCACGTATTACCTGGAGCAGTATGTGGGACGGCCGTCGCCCTTGTATTTCGCCGAGAACCTGACGCGGCAACTGGGCGGCGCCAAAGTGTACTTGAAGCGCGAAGACCTCAACCACACCGGCGCGCACAAGATCAACAACACCATCGGCAGCGCCTTGCTGACGCAGCGCATGGGCAAAAAACGCGTCATCGCCGAGACGGGAGCCGGACAGCACGGCGTCGCCACGGCGACGGCGGCGGCGTTGTTCGATCTTGAGTGCGAAGTGTTCATGGGCGAGGAAGACATCCGCCGCCAGGCTTTGAATGTGTTCCGCATGAAGCTGCTGGGGGCGAAGGTCACGCCCGTTGCCTCCGGCACACGCACCTTGAAGGACGCCACCAGCGAAGCCATCCGCAACTGGATCACCACCGTCGAGACCACGCACTACATCATCGGTTCGGTGGTGGGACCGCACCCGTTTCCCATGATCGTGCGCGATTTTCAAAAAATCATCGGCGAGGAGGCGCGGGAACAGATTCAAAAAGTGGAAGGACGTCTGCCCGACCTGTGCGTCGCCTGTGTCGGCGGCGGCAGCAATTCCATGGGCCTGTTCTATCCCTTTGTCAACGATGCGTCGGTCAAACTCATGGGCGTCGAAGCGGCGGGCCACGGCATCGACACCGGCCAGCACGGCGCGTCGCTGGGCCACGGCGGTGTGGGCGTGCTGCACGGCATGAAGAGTTATCTGCTGTTCAACGCCGACGGGCAGATCGATGAAGCGCATTCGATCTCGGCGGGACTCGATTACCCCGGCGTCGGCTGCGAACACAGCTATTATCACGAAACCGGCCGGGCCGAGTACGTGTCGATCACCGATGACGAAGCGCTGGAAGGATTCAAACTGCTGTCGAAGACGGAGGGCATCATCCCGGCCCTGGAGTCGGCGCACGCCATCGCGCAGGTGGCGAAGATTGCGCCCAAGATGAAGAAGGACGAAATCATCATCCTCTGCCTGTCGGGGCGCGGCGATAAGGACGTCAATCAGGTGTCGGAGTTTCTGGGGGAACAGCCGTGA
- the trpA gene encoding tryptophan synthase subunit alpha — MNRIEQRIDDLKTKNQKALVAFITAGDPSMEATRDMFQVIEENGADIIELGVPFSDPLADGPVIQAASQRALKSGTTLKKILALVADLRKTSELPIVLMTSYNPVFVYGEDAFVNDAVATGVDGVIIPDLPPEESGSFETFANDKGLRVIYLLAPTSTPDRVRMITERSRGFIYYISLTGVTGMQSTFSGDMATRVGEVKKVTSHPVMIGFGISGPEEAKEASHLSDGVIVGSAIVKLIDQCATAEERKEKVGRFIHSIKAALNGS, encoded by the coding sequence GTGAACCGCATCGAGCAGCGCATCGACGACCTGAAAACGAAAAATCAGAAAGCGCTGGTGGCGTTCATCACCGCCGGCGATCCCAGCATGGAGGCGACCCGCGATATGTTTCAGGTGATTGAGGAAAACGGCGCCGACATCATCGAGCTGGGCGTGCCGTTCTCTGATCCCTTGGCCGACGGACCCGTCATCCAGGCGGCATCGCAACGCGCGCTCAAAAGTGGCACGACACTGAAAAAGATTCTCGCCCTCGTGGCCGATCTGCGGAAGACGTCCGAGCTTCCCATCGTGCTGATGACCAGTTACAACCCGGTGTTTGTGTATGGCGAGGACGCGTTTGTGAACGATGCCGTCGCCACCGGTGTCGATGGCGTCATCATTCCCGACCTGCCGCCGGAGGAATCCGGTTCCTTCGAAACCTTTGCCAACGACAAGGGCCTGCGCGTCATTTATCTGCTGGCTCCGACCAGCACGCCGGATCGCGTCCGCATGATCACCGAAAGGAGCCGCGGCTTCATTTATTATATTTCGCTGACCGGCGTGACCGGCATGCAGAGCACATTCAGCGGCGACATGGCGACGCGGGTGGGCGAGGTCAAGAAGGTCACGTCGCATCCGGTGATGATCGGTTTCGGCATCTCCGGTCCGGAAGAAGCCAAAGAAGCCTCGCACCTGTCGGATGGGGTGATCGTCGGCAGCGCCATCGTCAAGCTGATCGACCAGTGCGCCACCGCCGAGGAACGGAAAGAGAAAGTCGGGCGCTTCATCCACAGCATCAAGGCAGCCCTCAACGGAAGTTGA